The Sulfurimonas sp. nucleotide sequence ACCAACTCTCGGCTTATGTTGCAAAACATACTGCTTCTGATTTACTTATTATACTTTCCGATATAGATGCCTATTATGATAAAGACCCTCGAAAATTTAGTGATGCAAAAATATTAAAAATAGTAAATAGCATTGATAAGGATGAGTTGGAAAAAGAGGCAAACCCAAACTCTACTTTTGCAACCGGCGGAATTCTAACAAAATTAAAAGCCGCTAACTACCTTTTAACATACGGTATAGATATGGTACTTACCAGCGGATATGATTTAAGCGATATAAAAAGTCTTATGTTGGAAAATAGACATATCGGCGGGACGCTTTTTACAAAAGCCGGCTAATGAAAATAATTTTTATGGGAACACCCGATTATGCGGGGCATATTTTACAAAAAATTATAGATACCAAAGATATAGAAGTCGTTGCCGTTTATACACAACCGGATAAACCGGTAGGGCGAAAAAAAGTTTTAACCTCTCCTGTCGTAAAAACAATAGCGCTTCAAAACGGTATCGTCGTTCACCAGCCAAACAGACTAAGAGACGAAAGCACAATCAAAGAAGTCACAGGCACAGAGTGTGACTATATTGTCGTAGCCGCTTACGGTCAGATACTCCCGCTTGAAATTTTACAACACGCTCCATGTATAAATCTTCACGCTTCAATATTGCCTCAGTACAGAGGTGCAAGCCCGATTCAGCAGACTCTTTTAAACGGAGACAGCAAAACAGGTGTTACTGCTATGTTAATGGATGAAGGTCTTGATACGGGGGATATTATTAAAATCAAAGAGATTGATGTGAATAAAACAGAGATGGCAGAGTCGCTGTTTGACAGGCTTTCGGATGCCGCTTGTGAATTAACTATTGATGTGCTGGAAAACTTTAACTCATATATTCCGATAAAACAAGACGACTCTCTATCTTCACACTGCAAAAAAATAAGCAAACAAGACGGCGAGGTTGAGTTTGACGACGCGACAGCGATATTTAACAAGTATCGTGCATTTACTCCTTGGCCGGGAATCTATCTTAGTTCAGGATTGAAGCTTAAAAAAATAGAACTTGTAGATGAAGTCAGCCAAAATGAGAGCGGAAAAATTTTAGATATAGAAAAAGAGGGAGTTGTAATCGGGTGTAAAAGAGGGAGCATTAAAGTTTTAAGTGTTCAGCCGGAATCAAAAAACGAGATGGATGTTATCTCCTACATAAACGGTAAAAGATTAAATATTGCAGATACTTTATCTTGATAGCGTAGATTCTACACAAAAATATCTAAAAGAGTTGATTAAAGAAAATAGAATCTCTTCGCCCTGTGCCGTTGTGGCAAACTCTCAAACAGCAGGAGTGGGCAGCAGGGGAAACTCTTGGAGCGGAGTAGAAAATAATCTATTTTTATCTTTTGCGTTTTTACAAAAAAATTTGCCGCAAGATCTGAAATTAGAATCTGCATCTATATATTTTTCTTATATTTTAAAAGAGACTTTATCAGAGTTTGATTCGCAAGTTTGGTTAAAATGGCCGAATGATTTTTATATTAACGATCAAAAAGTCGGCGGGATGATAACCAACCTGATTGAAGAAACCATCATTTGCGGTGTGGGGTTAAATATAGCCCATGCACCGGAGGGTTTTGCAAAGTTAGATGTTAATTTAGATAGAGATGAGCTAATTAAAAAATACTTTAAAAATATTGAAAAAAAGAGTTCGTGGAAGCAAGTTTTTAGCAAATATAAGATAGAATTTTACAAGAACCAAAACTTTTATACGCACAGTGAAAATTTAATAATTTCTTTAAAAAATGCCTCATTGCAGAGCGATGGGTCTATTGTAGTCAATGGCGAGAGGATATATAGTCTAAGATGAGTGAAGTAATTGTAATTGCAAATCAAAAGGGTGGTGTGGGTAAAACGACTACTGCCGTAAACCTAGCCGCTTCACTTGCTGTTGCTGAAAAAAAAGTGCTTCTAATAGACTCTGATCCGCAAGCAAATGCAACTACATCGCTTGGATTTCATAGAAACGATTATGAATTCAATATCTATCATGTACTAATCGGGACAAAAAAATTAAAAGATATCATTTTAAAATCTGAATTGCCTACTCTTCATTTGGCTCCATCAAATATTGGACTGGTAGGGATAGAAAAAGAGTATTATGATGCCCAAAATTCCAAAGGTCGTGAACTTCTTTTAAAAAAAGCTATCGCAAATGTTTTAAAAGATTATGACTATATTATTATAGATTCTCCGCCGGCACTGGGTCCCATGACTATTAATGCACTGTCGGCTTCAAACTCCGTAATAATTCCTATACAGTGTGAATTTTTTGCATTAGAGGGTCTTGCACAACTTTTAAATACCGTAAAACTTGTAAGAAAATCTATTAATCAAAAATTAATTATTAAAGGCTTTTTACCGACAATGTTTAGTGCTCAGAATAATCTCTCAAAACAGGTTTTTGCCGATTTAAAACAACATTTCAGCAGTAAACTTTTTAAGGACGCTAACGGAGAAATTATAGTGGTACCCAGAAATGTAAAATTAGCAGAGTCCCCGTCGTTTGGAAAACCTGCTATTTTATATGATGTAAAATCAAGCGGTTCCGAGTCGTACCAAAATTTAGCACAAGCGATTATTGAAGCATGAAAAGTCAAAAATTAGGCAGAGGTCTCGGGGCGCTTTTAAGTGAAATAGAAGAGGCTTATGAAAATGAAGTTTCCCAAAAAGATTCAATAGTTGAAATCCACTTAAAAGATATTCGACCGAATCCGTTTCAACCTAGAAAACATTTTGATGAAAATAGTTTGCAAGAACTCGGCGAGTCTATAAAAAACGACGGCTTGCTGCAACCTATAGTTGTCACTGAAGATGTTGACGGGTATATTTTAATTGCAGGAGAGAGAAGACTTCGTGCATCAAAAATCGCAAAACTAAAAACTATTCGTGCAATTGTTTTAAATAGTGATGAACAGAGAATGAGACAGTTTGCACTAATAGAAAATATTCAAAGAGACGAATTAAACTCTATTGAATTAGCGCATGCATACGGCGAACTTATTAAACTTCACAATATAACACAAGATGAGCTCTCAACTAAAATTCATAAAAGCAGAACACATATTACTAACACTATTAGGCTTTTACAACTTTCACAACGAACACAAAAAGCTTTAATTGAGAAAAAAATCACAACCGGACATGCCAAAGTTTTAGTAGGACTTGATGAACAACAGCAGCAGTTAATCGTTGATTCCGTAGTGGGTCAAAAATTAAGCGTAAGAGAAGTTGAGGCAACAATAAAAAGCCTTAAAAACAGTAAAGTAGAGCCGTCTG carries:
- the fmt gene encoding methionyl-tRNA formyltransferase, encoding MKIIFMGTPDYAGHILQKIIDTKDIEVVAVYTQPDKPVGRKKVLTSPVVKTIALQNGIVVHQPNRLRDESTIKEVTGTECDYIVVAAYGQILPLEILQHAPCINLHASILPQYRGASPIQQTLLNGDSKTGVTAMLMDEGLDTGDIIKIKEIDVNKTEMAESLFDRLSDAACELTIDVLENFNSYIPIKQDDSLSSHCKKISKQDGEVEFDDATAIFNKYRAFTPWPGIYLSSGLKLKKIELVDEVSQNESGKILDIEKEGVVIGCKRGSIKVLSVQPESKNEMDVISYINGKRLNIADTLS
- a CDS encoding biotin--[acetyl-CoA-carboxylase] ligase, with translation MQILYLDSVDSTQKYLKELIKENRISSPCAVVANSQTAGVGSRGNSWSGVENNLFLSFAFLQKNLPQDLKLESASIYFSYILKETLSEFDSQVWLKWPNDFYINDQKVGGMITNLIEETIICGVGLNIAHAPEGFAKLDVNLDRDELIKKYFKNIEKKSSWKQVFSKYKIEFYKNQNFYTHSENLIISLKNASLQSDGSIVVNGERIYSLR
- a CDS encoding AAA family ATPase, with product MSEVIVIANQKGGVGKTTTAVNLAASLAVAEKKVLLIDSDPQANATTSLGFHRNDYEFNIYHVLIGTKKLKDIILKSELPTLHLAPSNIGLVGIEKEYYDAQNSKGRELLLKKAIANVLKDYDYIIIDSPPALGPMTINALSASNSVIIPIQCEFFALEGLAQLLNTVKLVRKSINQKLIIKGFLPTMFSAQNNLSKQVFADLKQHFSSKLFKDANGEIIVVPRNVKLAESPSFGKPAILYDVKSSGSESYQNLAQAIIEA
- a CDS encoding ParB/RepB/Spo0J family partition protein, translating into MKSQKLGRGLGALLSEIEEAYENEVSQKDSIVEIHLKDIRPNPFQPRKHFDENSLQELGESIKNDGLLQPIVVTEDVDGYILIAGERRLRASKIAKLKTIRAIVLNSDEQRMRQFALIENIQRDELNSIELAHAYGELIKLHNITQDELSTKIHKSRTHITNTIRLLQLSQRTQKALIEKKITTGHAKVLVGLDEQQQQLIVDSVVGQKLSVREVEATIKSLKNSKVEPSDKIEVASYDFKDAKERLSDLGFKIKSSGKSLTIEFADKKQIDSFLNYFLK